In Onychostoma macrolepis isolate SWU-2019 chromosome 12, ASM1243209v1, whole genome shotgun sequence, a single window of DNA contains:
- the ctbp2l gene encoding C-terminal binding protein 2, like isoform X2 yields the protein MALTDRHKVKRQRLDRICEGIRPQIVNGPMHPRPLVALLDGRDCTVEMPILKDLATVAFCDAQSTQEIHEKVLNEAIGALMYHTITLTREDLEKFKALRIIIRIGSGYDNIDIKAAGELGIAVCNIPSAAVEETADSTLCHVLNLYRRNTWLYQALREGTRVQSVEQIREVASGAARIRGETLGLIGFGRSGQAVAVRAKVFGFNVIFYDPYLQDGLERSLGVQRVYTLQDLLYQSDCVSLHCNLNEHNHHLINDFTIKQMRQGAFLVNTARGGLVDEKALTQALKEGRIRGAALDVHETEPFSFAQGPLKDAPNLICTPHTAWYSEQASLEMREAAATEIRRAITGRIPDSLRNCVNKEFFVSSGSWGLMEQQVHPELNGAAYRFPSGLAGVAVGLEGLVPVTHSLTAVNHPSQTPSPNQPSKHGESREHLSEQ from the exons gtatCAGGCCTCAGATCGTGAACGGCCCGATGCATCCTCGTCCTCTGGTGGCTCTGCTGGACGGTCGGGACTGTACGGTGGAGATGCCCATCCTCAAAGATCTGGCAACCGTGGCCTTCTGTGACGCACAGTCCACACAGGAGATCCACGAGaag gTTTTGAACGAGGCGATCGGCGCTCTGATGTATCACACCATCACCCTGACACGAGAAGATCTGGAGAAGTTCAAAGCGCTCAGGATCATCATCCGCATCGGCAGCGGATACGACAACATCGACATTAAAGCGGCTGGAGAGCTGG ggATCGCGGTGTGTAACATCCCGTCGGCGGCGGTGGAGGAGACGGCCGACTCGACGCTGTGTCACGTGTTAAATCTGTACCGCAGGAACACGTGGCTGTACCAGGCGCTGCGGGAAGGCACGCGTGTTCAGAGCGTGGAGCAGATCCGTGAAGTCGCGTCCGGAGCGGCACGCATCCGCGGAGAAACGCTCGGACTCATCGGCTTCG gtcGTTCGGGGCAGGCCGTCGCCGTCAGGGCCAAAGTGTTCGGCTTTAACGTGATCTTCTATGACCCGTACCTGCAGGACGGTCTGGAGCGCTCGCTGGGTGTTCAGCGCGTTTACACACTGCAGGACCTGCTTTATCAAAGCGACTGTGTGTCGCTGCACTGCAACCTGAACGAACACAACCATCACCTCATCAACGACTTCACCATCAAACAG atgcGTCAGGGTGCGTTCCTGGTGAACACAGCTCGAGGAGGTCTGGTGGATGAGAAGGCTCTGACTCAAGCACTAAAGGAGGGCCGGATACGAGGAGCGGCTCTCGACGTCCACGAGACCGAACCCTTCAG ttttgCGCAGGGTCCTCTGAAAGACGCTCCTAACCTGATCTGTACGCCGCACACAGCCTGGTACAGCGAGCAGGCGTCTCTGGAGATGAGAGAAGCGGCCGCTACAGAGATTCGCAGAGCCATCACAG GCCGGATTCCTGACAGTCTGAGGAACTGTGTCAATAAGGAGTTCTTCGTCTCATCGGGTTCCTGGGGTCTGATGGAGCAGCAGGTTCATCCTGAGCTCAACGGCGCCGCCTACAG GTTCCCGTCAGGTCTGGCCGGAGTGGCAGTGGGTTTGGAGGGTTTGGTTCCAGTGACCCACTCACTGACCGCTGTAAACCACCCTTCCCAAACGCCGTCCCCAAACCAGCCCTCCAAACACGGAGAGAGCAGAGAGCATCTGAGCGAGCAATAG